One window of Chloroflexus aggregans DSM 9485 genomic DNA carries:
- a CDS encoding glycosyltransferase family 4 protein, translating into MHILHVVQLYWPAPSGAARYFQEIGARLVAEGHRVTVLTTDAFDLEHLWMPGKRRIAEPFGEHDGVQIRRLAIRRLPGPALLYPIIRRLMVEVGRLGRPSVPILRRFAMLTPQIPDLITTLADPALSDVAVVHTTNITLDFALIPVARWTQQRGLRHICTPFVHVGEPGSEQTVRYYAMPHQIDLLRRATYVATMTEIERAYLMRRGVPAAQIVTVGAGVTPVEVTGGDGRRFRATQQISGPMVLSLGVAAFDKGAIHTLAAMRRLWAQGSDAVWVQCGPAFGGFAEAVAALTPSERTRVRILGYVDDDTRRDALAAADVYVQPSRTDSFGITYLEAWCNGVPVIGARAGGVPAVIRHGVDGWLVPFGNVPAIAEAIDRLLRDRALARAMGAAGRARVWRELTWDAVYQRIRPLYGELG; encoded by the coding sequence ATGCATATCCTGCACGTTGTCCAACTCTACTGGCCTGCTCCTAGTGGGGCAGCCCGCTACTTTCAAGAGATCGGCGCCCGCCTCGTCGCCGAAGGTCATCGGGTAACGGTACTGACGACCGATGCCTTTGACCTTGAACACCTTTGGATGCCCGGCAAACGACGGATCGCCGAGCCATTCGGTGAACACGATGGGGTGCAGATCAGACGGCTAGCGATCCGACGACTACCCGGTCCGGCGCTTCTCTACCCGATCATCCGTCGGCTGATGGTCGAAGTGGGCCGCTTGGGCCGACCAAGCGTGCCAATCTTGCGCCGGTTCGCCATGCTCACACCGCAGATCCCCGATCTCATCACGACCCTCGCCGATCCGGCACTGTCCGATGTCGCCGTTGTCCACACCACCAACATCACCCTCGACTTTGCCCTGATTCCGGTGGCACGCTGGACCCAACAGCGCGGCCTACGCCACATCTGCACACCATTCGTGCATGTCGGTGAACCGGGGAGTGAGCAAACTGTTCGCTACTACGCGATGCCACACCAGATCGATCTACTCCGACGGGCAACGTATGTAGCGACCATGACCGAGATTGAACGAGCGTACCTGATGCGGCGTGGTGTTCCCGCTGCTCAGATCGTCACCGTCGGTGCAGGGGTAACGCCCGTCGAAGTTACCGGTGGCGACGGACGGCGTTTTCGGGCCACCCAGCAGATTAGTGGGCCGATGGTGCTGAGTTTGGGTGTGGCTGCGTTCGACAAAGGCGCGATCCATACGTTAGCGGCGATGCGACGGTTATGGGCACAAGGAAGTGACGCAGTATGGGTGCAATGTGGACCGGCGTTTGGTGGTTTTGCCGAAGCAGTAGCGGCCCTGACACCGTCCGAACGAACGCGCGTGCGGATTCTTGGCTACGTTGATGACGATACCCGCCGCGACGCACTCGCCGCTGCCGACGTGTATGTACAGCCATCGCGCACCGACAGCTTTGGTATCACCTATCTCGAAGCGTGGTGCAACGGTGTGCCGGTGATCGGAGCGCGGGCCGGTGGTGTACCGGCAGTAATCCGGCACGGGGTTGATGGCTGGTTGGTGCCATTTGGGAATGTACCGGCGATTGCTGAGGCCATCGACCGTCTCCTGCGTGATCGAGCATTGGCACGAGCAATGGGCGCTGCCGGACGAGCACGTGTTTGGCGTGAACTGACGTGGGATGCCGTTTACCAACGAATCCGCCCGCTATATGGCGAGCTTGGGTGA
- a CDS encoding threonine ammonia-lyase produces MTARIDVNPAAILTARQHIAGIVQPTPLELSRPLSVLLGAEAWLKLELAQVTGSFKLRGAANVLRRLPPNVHVVACSAGNHALGVAHASALTGHAATLVVPATASPAKIAALRRYPVDLRLHGQSYDEAEAEALRLAKVHGWYFISPYNDPMVIAGQGTLAVEVWEALPNVEVLVVAVGGGGLASGVGLWAKAINPQVRIIGVQAAASAAMAAALRAGRVVPVPDGPTLADGLAGGLEADTITLPILQQVLDEVVCVDEAAIMQAMHWLFVEHHLIVEGSGAVPLAALLSGQIGDLRGRRVVVLLCGRNVAAETWQRVIATVSGEAERPRAAT; encoded by the coding sequence ATGACAGCTCGCATTGATGTGAATCCGGCAGCCATCTTGACAGCTCGTCAACACATCGCCGGTATTGTCCAACCGACGCCACTCGAGTTGAGTCGGCCACTGAGTGTGTTGTTAGGCGCTGAAGCGTGGCTCAAACTTGAATTAGCGCAGGTGACCGGTAGCTTTAAGCTACGTGGTGCCGCGAATGTACTGCGCCGGTTACCGCCCAATGTGCATGTGGTTGCGTGTTCTGCCGGGAACCATGCTCTTGGCGTCGCCCACGCATCAGCACTGACCGGCCATGCCGCTACACTGGTTGTGCCGGCGACAGCTTCACCGGCCAAGATCGCTGCGTTGCGTCGTTATCCGGTAGATTTACGCTTGCACGGCCAAAGCTACGATGAAGCCGAAGCTGAAGCATTACGGCTGGCCAAAGTGCATGGTTGGTATTTTATCTCACCCTACAACGATCCGATGGTCATTGCCGGGCAAGGTACATTAGCGGTAGAAGTGTGGGAAGCTTTACCCAACGTTGAAGTGTTGGTCGTCGCCGTCGGTGGTGGTGGGCTGGCGAGCGGTGTTGGTCTGTGGGCAAAAGCTATCAATCCACAGGTGCGCATTATTGGAGTCCAGGCGGCAGCGTCCGCGGCAATGGCGGCAGCTTTACGGGCCGGACGTGTTGTCCCGGTACCTGATGGACCAACCTTGGCCGATGGGTTGGCCGGTGGGTTAGAAGCTGATACGATCACGTTGCCGATATTACAGCAAGTGCTCGATGAGGTAGTGTGCGTTGATGAAGCGGCAATTATGCAGGCAATGCATTGGTTGTTCGTCGAGCATCACCTCATTGTCGAGGGGAGTGGAGCTGTGCCGTTGGCAGCGTTACTCTCCGGCCAAATCGGCGATTTGCGAGGACGGCGAGTCGTGGTGTTGCTCTGCGGGCGAAACGTTGCCGCCGAGACGTGGCAGCGCGTGATAGCAACGGTATCAGGTGAAGCAGAAAGGCCACGTGCGGCAACGTGA
- a CDS encoding DNA-methyltransferase, translated as MDAPNAVQLFLGDCRDVLKTLPSDSVDLIFTSPPYADRRKHTYGGIAPEAYVEWFLPIGQELLRVLKPDGTFILNIKEKAEHGERHTYVIELILALRQQGWLWTEEFIWHKKNCYPGKWPNRFRDAWERLIQFNKTKHFKMFQEAVMVPMGDWADKRLKHLSQTDLIRDNSRVGSGFGKRVANWVSRDNVYPTNVLHLATETKNRRHSAVFPEALPEWFIKLFTQEGDTVLDPFMGSGTAIKVARRMNRRGIGIEILPEYFALAEEEIAKEAPRLL; from the coding sequence ATGGATGCACCAAACGCTGTGCAACTTTTCCTTGGCGATTGCCGAGATGTCTTAAAAACGTTGCCATCCGATTCGGTTGACCTTATTTTCACCTCGCCGCCGTATGCCGATCGGCGGAAACACACGTATGGCGGTATTGCTCCTGAAGCATATGTGGAGTGGTTTCTGCCAATTGGTCAAGAATTGTTGCGTGTTCTCAAACCAGACGGTACATTCATTCTCAATATCAAAGAGAAAGCTGAACATGGTGAACGCCACACCTATGTGATTGAGCTTATTTTAGCGTTACGCCAACAAGGCTGGTTATGGACGGAAGAATTTATTTGGCATAAGAAAAATTGCTATCCCGGTAAGTGGCCGAATCGCTTTCGTGATGCGTGGGAACGCTTGATTCAGTTTAACAAAACCAAGCACTTCAAGATGTTTCAAGAAGCGGTTATGGTGCCGATGGGCGACTGGGCTGATAAACGGCTCAAACACCTGAGCCAAACCGATCTCATCAGAGACAACTCACGGGTTGGCAGCGGTTTTGGGAAACGAGTGGCAAATTGGGTGAGTCGCGATAACGTGTATCCGACGAATGTCCTGCATCTCGCCACGGAAACCAAAAATCGTCGCCATAGCGCCGTTTTCCCTGAGGCGTTGCCTGAGTGGTTTATTAAACTGTTTACCCAAGAAGGCGATACGGTACTCGATCCATTTATGGGATCGGGAACAGCTATCAAAGTGGCTCGCCGGATGAACCGGCGTGGAATCGGGATTGAGATTCTGCCGGAGTATTTTGCGCTGGCCGAAGAAGAAATTGCCAAAGAGGCGCCGAGATTATTATGA
- a CDS encoding thioredoxin domain-containing protein, producing MSTGARPLNRLASEASPYLQQHADNPVDWYPWGEEALERARREDKPLLVSIGYAACHWCHVMAHESFADPEIAAIQNEYFINIKVDREERPDLDSIYMAAAQALTGRGGWPLNVFCLPDGTPFFAGTYFPPDAKANRYRMPSWRQVLLSIAEAYRTRRDDLTASAQELLNHIKLLAQPLPETATVDEALLLEAAAKLEREFDPQYGGFGDAPKFPQPLVLEFLLRTHLRGHVQALPMLHQTLEQMAHGGMYDQVGGGFHRYSVDTRWLVPHFEKMLYDNALLAEVYHLAALVTGDPFLAQIADETFAYLLRDLRHPEGAFFSSEDADSLPVPGAAHAEEGAFYVWTPDELRLALGDDATIVGAYYGVTRQGNFEGKSILYVPRSASAVAARLGVPVERVTETVERARPILRTFREQRPRPFRDEKIITAWNALAIRALATASARVPEYLSAARQCADFLLANLRRADGRLLRSWKDGRPGPAGFLDDYALLCDALLELHAAGGETYYLATAIELAEAMLDLFWDAQSWMFFDTGRDQPALVTRPRDLSDNATPSGTSAATMALLRLYALTGNDLFATRAEQVLQQVAPMLIRFPLGFGRMLCAADLMIGPIRELAIIGPSGHPATQALLAVARSAYRPRLVIAHAEPGDPIAEQVALLAGRTLIDGQPTAYLCERFACRLPVTTPEALLEQLG from the coding sequence ATGAGCACCGGTGCCCGCCCACTCAACCGGCTCGCCAGCGAAGCCAGCCCATATTTACAACAGCACGCCGATAATCCGGTCGATTGGTATCCGTGGGGGGAAGAAGCACTCGAACGTGCGCGACGTGAAGATAAGCCACTGTTGGTGAGTATTGGCTACGCAGCCTGCCATTGGTGCCACGTGATGGCTCACGAGAGTTTTGCCGATCCTGAGATTGCAGCTATCCAAAACGAATATTTCATCAATATCAAAGTTGACCGCGAAGAGCGGCCCGACCTCGACAGCATCTACATGGCAGCGGCCCAGGCGCTCACCGGGCGGGGCGGGTGGCCGCTCAACGTCTTTTGTCTTCCCGACGGGACACCATTCTTCGCCGGTACTTATTTTCCACCTGATGCGAAGGCGAACCGGTATCGGATGCCGAGTTGGCGCCAGGTGTTACTCTCGATCGCCGAAGCCTATCGTACTCGACGCGACGATCTGACCGCTTCAGCCCAAGAGTTACTCAATCATATCAAACTGTTGGCTCAGCCACTGCCCGAAACGGCAACCGTTGACGAGGCACTGCTGCTGGAGGCTGCGGCCAAGCTTGAGCGTGAATTTGACCCTCAGTACGGCGGGTTTGGTGATGCGCCGAAGTTTCCGCAGCCGCTCGTGCTTGAATTTCTCTTACGAACCCACCTGCGAGGTCACGTGCAGGCTTTGCCGATGCTCCACCAAACACTCGAACAGATGGCTCACGGTGGGATGTACGATCAGGTTGGGGGCGGCTTCCACCGCTATAGTGTTGATACGCGCTGGTTAGTACCCCACTTCGAGAAGATGCTCTACGATAACGCGCTGTTGGCCGAAGTGTATCATCTGGCCGCCCTCGTCACCGGTGATCCGTTCCTTGCCCAGATCGCCGACGAGACGTTTGCCTATCTGCTGCGCGATCTACGCCATCCCGAAGGTGCTTTTTTTAGCAGCGAAGATGCCGATAGCTTACCGGTACCCGGCGCCGCCCACGCCGAAGAGGGTGCGTTTTATGTCTGGACACCGGACGAATTGCGGTTGGCGCTAGGCGACGATGCAACAATCGTCGGTGCGTACTATGGGGTAACGCGGCAGGGCAACTTTGAGGGTAAGTCGATTTTGTATGTGCCACGTTCGGCGTCGGCAGTCGCGGCAAGGCTCGGAGTGCCGGTTGAGCGCGTTACCGAGACAGTTGAACGTGCGCGACCGATCCTGCGTACATTCCGTGAGCAGCGTCCACGCCCCTTCCGTGATGAAAAGATTATTACCGCATGGAATGCATTGGCGATCAGGGCATTGGCGACGGCGAGCGCGCGGGTGCCAGAATATTTGTCCGCTGCCCGCCAGTGCGCCGATTTTCTGCTGGCAAACCTGCGTCGCGCCGATGGTCGGTTGTTGCGCAGTTGGAAGGATGGTCGGCCCGGCCCGGCCGGTTTTCTCGATGATTATGCGCTACTCTGCGATGCACTGCTCGAATTGCACGCTGCTGGTGGTGAGACGTACTATTTGGCAACAGCCATCGAGTTGGCCGAGGCGATGCTTGATCTATTCTGGGATGCACAGTCGTGGATGTTTTTTGATACCGGGCGCGATCAGCCGGCATTGGTGACTCGTCCGCGCGATCTCAGCGATAATGCCACACCGTCGGGTACGTCGGCAGCAACGATGGCATTGTTGCGATTGTATGCACTGACCGGCAATGATCTGTTCGCTACGCGGGCCGAGCAGGTGTTGCAACAAGTAGCACCGATGTTGATCCGTTTTCCGCTTGGCTTCGGTCGCATGTTGTGCGCGGCCGATCTGATGATCGGGCCGATTCGCGAATTGGCCATTATCGGCCCCTCCGGCCATCCGGCGACTCAAGCCCTATTGGCGGTGGCCCGCTCTGCCTATCGGCCCCGACTGGTGATCGCCCACGCCGAACCCGGCGATCCGATCGCTGAACAGGTGGCATTACTCGCCGGACGCACGTTGATCGATGGTCAACCAACAGCCTATCTCTGTGAACGGTTTGCTTGCCGGTTGCCGGTCACGACACCCGAAGCGTTGCTGGAACAGTTAGGGTGA
- a CDS encoding PmeII family type II restriction endonuclease: protein MSSHDLVDEARQYVQAHIGAFHEKRLNSLRNLELKQILKRKNPYLFRAKNILVASDLIRLLLEAHVSLQEETLFGEFLEGLAIHVCNQTFAGKKSAFPSIDLEFSKESVYYIVSIKSGPNWGNADQIRKMRENFREAADKIRQQQSGIEVVAINGCCYGQDANPDKGDYWKLCGQAFWSFISNGEEELYKHIIEPLGFEARERNEAFQQAYAEIINAFTADFISDFCDGRGAINWDKLIEFNSSQLTIRERKKKYHV, encoded by the coding sequence ATGAGCAGTCATGATCTTGTTGACGAGGCTCGGCAGTACGTCCAAGCGCATATTGGCGCATTTCATGAAAAGCGGCTCAATAGTTTACGTAATCTCGAGCTCAAGCAGATTCTCAAGCGTAAAAACCCTTACCTCTTCCGCGCTAAGAATATTCTCGTTGCTTCCGATCTCATTCGTCTCTTGCTGGAAGCACACGTATCTTTGCAAGAAGAGACTCTATTTGGTGAATTTCTAGAAGGTCTGGCAATACACGTATGCAATCAAACATTCGCCGGCAAAAAATCTGCTTTTCCCAGCATTGATCTTGAATTCAGCAAGGAAAGCGTTTATTACATCGTTTCGATCAAGTCAGGTCCCAATTGGGGCAATGCCGATCAAATTCGTAAGATGCGTGAAAACTTTCGTGAGGCAGCCGATAAAATCCGGCAACAACAATCCGGTATCGAGGTAGTTGCTATTAATGGCTGTTGCTATGGTCAAGATGCCAATCCAGATAAGGGCGACTATTGGAAACTCTGTGGTCAAGCCTTCTGGTCGTTTATCTCAAACGGTGAAGAGGAACTGTACAAGCACATTATCGAGCCGCTCGGCTTTGAAGCGCGTGAACGCAATGAAGCATTTCAGCAAGCGTATGCTGAGATTATTAATGCATTCACTGCGGATTTTATTTCTGATTTCTGTGATGGACGAGGTGCAATTAATTGGGATAAGTTGATAGAGTTCAACTCATCGCAATTGACAATACGCGAACGGAAGAAAAAATATCACGTATAA
- a CDS encoding Eco29kI family restriction endonuclease encodes MIFAGVGTTLVEGLRHSFNGIEFGINPCTALAAKTKCNAYVDLARVAAATQTSAVEAHRRTVSVVHTFLNGEEIRYNQQRSLWNPLHPGRRWAQHLRSNRKDHQELIEAVKQVVQQDMSYRCVYPTRMRSSRVISIRIRS; translated from the coding sequence TTGATATTTGCCGGTGTTGGAACAACCCTCGTTGAAGGATTACGGCACAGCTTCAATGGTATCGAGTTTGGCATTAACCCCTGTACTGCCCTCGCGGCAAAAACAAAGTGTAACGCTTATGTTGATCTGGCTCGTGTAGCAGCGGCAACACAAACGTCGGCGGTTGAAGCGCATCGTCGTACCGTATCCGTTGTTCATACATTTTTGAACGGTGAGGAGATACGGTACAATCAACAGCGTTCCCTATGGAACCCACTCCATCCCGGTCGTAGATGGGCGCAACATTTGCGATCAAACCGCAAAGACCACCAAGAACTGATTGAGGCCGTGAAACAAGTAGTTCAACAGGATATGTCATACCGCTGTGTTTATCCAACACGTATGCGATCATCGCGTGTTATTTCCATCAGAATACGATCGTAA
- a CDS encoding GNAT family N-acetyltransferase encodes MNAQPQTRPVVVAGERVFLSHIFADDAPLLAQWFADLEFTALLGQQGYSYTLEQERQWINANAIAKDDRRTFAIILRDGERLIGTCSLFGINLLHGVAELGIAIGDKTVWGQGYGREAVRLLVDYGFRYLNLYNISLWLHEFNERAYRAYVRAGFREVGRLHGATMLDGRRYDRILMEITRDDRIRVG; translated from the coding sequence ATGAACGCCCAACCACAAACGCGACCGGTCGTTGTAGCCGGTGAGCGGGTCTTTCTGAGCCATATCTTCGCCGATGATGCACCACTGCTGGCACAGTGGTTTGCCGATCTGGAATTCACTGCTCTGTTAGGCCAACAGGGGTACAGTTACACTCTCGAACAAGAACGGCAGTGGATTAATGCAAACGCCATAGCCAAAGACGATCGGCGTACTTTTGCGATAATACTGCGTGACGGTGAGCGGCTGATCGGCACATGTAGTTTGTTTGGTATCAACCTACTCCACGGTGTTGCCGAACTGGGTATCGCTATCGGCGATAAAACGGTGTGGGGGCAAGGTTATGGACGGGAAGCGGTACGCTTGTTAGTTGATTACGGGTTTCGCTATCTCAATCTCTATAACATTTCATTGTGGCTGCATGAGTTCAACGAGCGGGCGTACCGGGCCTATGTGCGGGCCGGCTTTCGGGAAGTAGGCCGATTACATGGAGCTACTATGCTGGACGGGCGTCGTTACGATCGTATTCTGATGGAAATAACACGCGATGATCGCATACGTGTTGGATAA
- the gyrA gene encoding DNA gyrase subunit A: MEIGIVRPVSITNEMRTAYLSYAMSVIVSRALPDARDGLKPVQRRILYGMWDMGFRSNQPYKKSARIVGDVLGKMHPHGDSAVYDALARMAQPWSMRYPLIDGQGNFGSIDGDPPAAMRYTEARLAPIAEELLSEIDKDTVDFRDNFDGSYREPVVLPAILPNLLLNGASGIAVGMATNIPPHNLGELCDAISYLIDHPEATVEELMEIIPGPDFPTAGLILGTEGILAAYSTGRGQITLRAKTHIEEAGRGAYMIVVTELPYQVNKARLQERIAELVKDRKIEGIRDVRDESDRNGMRLVILLKQDAQPKKVLNALYKHTQMQTTFGINMLALVEHGRQPRVLTLKRLLQEYINHRQEVIRRRTEFDLARARERAHILEGLKIALDNLDAVIQTIRDSRTAESARNNLMRNFSLTERQAQAILELQLRRLAALERQKIEEEYREVIKLIAELEDILANPRKVLHLIKEDLSRLKEKYGDPRRTRIIPDVTGEVSDEDLIPDVRVMITLTDRGYIKRQLPDAYRTQRRGGRGIKGMLTREQDIVRHLLTCNSLDNLLFFTDRGKVYQIKAHEVPDSSRTAKGLPLVNLVSLEPGEQVTSMLAVREFDAEYLVMATVRGKIKRTQLREYSQVRSNGLIAIGLEEGDVLGWVRVSHGHEDILLTTARGQTLRFEQSEVRPMGRPATGVIGINLAEGDRVVSMDLAEEGADLLVVTARGIGKRTALSEYPLKGRATGGVITIKLRNETDEVAAAAVVREHSLLTFITTGGMVMRTSASEISRLGRATQGVTVVNVASGDRVAALSVEDPDENGNGNGAAPTLIDPMG; this comes from the coding sequence ATGGAAATCGGTATCGTCCGTCCCGTCAGCATCACCAACGAGATGCGGACGGCTTATCTGAGCTACGCGATGAGCGTGATCGTCTCACGTGCCCTCCCCGATGCACGTGACGGGCTCAAACCGGTGCAGCGACGCATTCTCTACGGTATGTGGGACATGGGTTTTCGCAGCAACCAGCCCTACAAAAAGAGTGCCCGCATCGTAGGCGATGTGCTGGGTAAGATGCACCCGCACGGCGACAGCGCCGTCTACGATGCGCTGGCCCGCATGGCGCAGCCGTGGAGCATGCGCTACCCGCTCATTGATGGGCAAGGTAACTTTGGTTCAATTGACGGCGATCCACCGGCAGCAATGCGGTATACCGAAGCGCGTCTCGCCCCAATTGCTGAAGAATTGCTGAGTGAAATTGATAAAGATACGGTCGACTTTCGGGATAATTTCGACGGCAGTTATCGCGAGCCGGTGGTATTGCCTGCCATTCTACCCAATCTGCTGCTCAACGGTGCGTCCGGTATCGCCGTTGGCATGGCAACCAATATTCCGCCCCACAACCTCGGCGAGTTGTGTGATGCCATTAGCTATCTGATCGATCATCCAGAGGCTACCGTCGAAGAGCTGATGGAAATTATTCCCGGCCCCGATTTTCCCACCGCCGGGCTGATTTTGGGCACGGAGGGTATTTTGGCTGCTTACAGCACCGGGCGCGGCCAGATCACTCTACGAGCCAAGACCCACATCGAGGAAGCCGGGCGGGGTGCGTATATGATCGTCGTCACCGAGCTGCCCTATCAGGTCAACAAGGCCCGCCTGCAAGAGCGCATCGCCGAGCTGGTCAAAGATCGCAAGATCGAAGGCATCCGCGATGTGCGCGACGAGAGTGATCGTAACGGGATGCGGCTAGTGATCCTGCTTAAGCAAGACGCCCAACCCAAGAAGGTGCTCAACGCGCTCTACAAGCATACCCAGATGCAGACCACCTTTGGCATCAATATGCTGGCGCTGGTCGAGCATGGCCGCCAGCCGCGCGTTTTGACCCTCAAGCGGTTGTTGCAAGAGTACATCAACCATCGCCAAGAAGTTATTCGTCGCCGCACCGAGTTCGATTTGGCCCGCGCCCGCGAACGTGCCCATATCCTTGAAGGTCTAAAGATCGCGCTCGATAATCTCGATGCGGTGATCCAGACCATCCGCGATTCGCGCACTGCCGAGAGCGCACGCAATAACTTGATGCGCAATTTTTCGCTCACCGAACGGCAAGCGCAGGCAATTCTCGAACTCCAACTGCGCCGATTGGCTGCTCTCGAACGGCAGAAGATCGAGGAAGAATATCGCGAGGTTATTAAGCTGATCGCCGAACTCGAAGATATTCTGGCTAATCCGCGCAAGGTGCTGCATCTGATCAAAGAAGACTTGAGCCGTCTGAAGGAAAAGTACGGCGACCCGCGCCGCACCCGCATTATTCCCGATGTCACCGGCGAGGTCAGCGACGAGGATCTGATCCCTGATGTGCGGGTGATGATTACCCTCACCGACCGCGGCTACATCAAGCGCCAATTGCCCGACGCCTACCGTACTCAGCGCCGCGGCGGGCGTGGCATTAAGGGCATGCTCACTCGCGAGCAGGATATTGTCCGCCACTTGCTGACCTGCAATTCGCTCGATAATCTGCTCTTCTTCACCGACCGCGGCAAGGTCTACCAGATCAAAGCCCATGAAGTGCCCGACAGCTCGCGCACCGCCAAAGGCTTGCCGTTGGTTAACCTTGTGTCGCTTGAACCCGGTGAACAAGTGACCTCGATGCTGGCCGTGCGCGAATTCGACGCCGAGTATCTGGTGATGGCGACGGTGCGCGGTAAGATCAAGCGCACCCAACTGCGCGAGTATAGCCAGGTGCGCTCGAACGGCTTGATTGCTATCGGGTTGGAAGAGGGTGATGTGCTCGGTTGGGTGCGGGTCAGCCACGGCCACGAAGACATCTTGCTCACTACCGCGCGCGGGCAGACGCTGCGCTTTGAGCAGAGCGAGGTGCGCCCGATGGGCCGCCCGGCCACCGGCGTGATCGGGATCAATCTTGCCGAGGGCGACCGGGTGGTGAGTATGGATTTAGCCGAAGAAGGGGCCGATCTGCTCGTCGTCACCGCCCGCGGCATCGGCAAGCGCACCGCGCTCAGTGAGTACCCGCTGAAAGGTCGGGCAACCGGCGGTGTGATCACGATCAAGCTGCGCAACGAAACCGATGAAGTCGCTGCCGCCGCGGTTGTGCGTGAGCATTCGCTGCTCACCTTCATCACCACCGGCGGGATGGTGATGCGTACCAGCGCCAGCGAGATTTCGCGGTTGGGTCGGGCGACTCAAGGCGTGACGGTGGTGAACGTCGCTTCCGGTGATCGCGTCGCTGCCCTCTCAGTCGAAGATCCCGACGAGAACGGCAATGGCAACGGCGCCGCGCCAACGCTCATTGATCCGATGGGGTGA
- the rsgA gene encoding ribosome small subunit-dependent GTPase A: protein MSRKAAAMEIGQTVSAPETKTGRLIGTVLRAQSGFFWVLTEQGLLECRLRGRLKKERQATDLVVIGDQVEVVLVGYGQGAIEAVLPRRSQLARRAAGSRGAYKEDVIVANVDQVLLVFACAKPEFTPRMLDRYLVICEHSELPAIIVATKIDLVGREVAESLFRPYEQIGYPVVYTSIISGEGIADLRDRLIGKISVVTGKSGVGKSSLLNAIQPGLNLRTGEVSERLTKGRHTTTVAELIPLTMPGGGYVADTPGIREIGLWKLPARDLAWCFREFRPFLRDCYFAGCTHLHEPDCAVRAAVERGEITPERYDSYVRLMNSDEEG, encoded by the coding sequence ATGAGTCGTAAAGCAGCCGCTATGGAGATCGGGCAAACCGTATCGGCGCCGGAGACCAAAACTGGCCGTCTGATCGGAACGGTATTGCGGGCGCAGAGTGGCTTTTTCTGGGTACTGACCGAGCAAGGTTTGCTCGAATGCCGCTTGCGTGGTCGCTTGAAAAAGGAGCGGCAGGCAACCGACCTGGTCGTGATCGGTGATCAGGTTGAAGTGGTTTTGGTCGGTTATGGGCAAGGTGCTATCGAGGCGGTTTTGCCGCGGCGCAGTCAGTTGGCTCGGCGGGCTGCCGGTTCACGCGGCGCGTACAAAGAGGACGTCATCGTTGCCAACGTCGATCAAGTGTTGTTGGTCTTTGCGTGCGCTAAACCGGAGTTTACCCCGCGTATGCTCGACCGCTATCTGGTCATCTGTGAACACAGCGAACTACCGGCAATTATTGTTGCGACCAAAATCGATCTCGTCGGGCGTGAAGTCGCTGAGTCGCTGTTCAGACCGTATGAACAGATCGGCTACCCGGTCGTGTATACGAGCATTATCAGCGGCGAAGGGATTGCCGACCTGCGCGATCGGCTCATCGGCAAGATTAGCGTTGTCACCGGAAAGTCAGGCGTTGGCAAAAGCAGCTTGCTCAACGCGATCCAGCCCGGTCTCAATTTGCGCACCGGTGAGGTGAGTGAGCGCCTCACCAAAGGGCGCCATACGACGACTGTCGCCGAACTCATTCCCCTTACCATGCCGGGGGGCGGCTATGTCGCCGATACGCCGGGCATTCGCGAGATCGGGTTATGGAAATTGCCGGCGCGCGATCTGGCATGGTGTTTTCGCGAATTTCGTCCCTTCCTCCGCGATTGCTACTTTGCCGGTTGTACCCATTTGCATGAACCTGACTGTGCGGTACGCGCTGCGGTCGAGCGGGGAGAAATCACGCCTGAGCGCTACGATAGTTATGTTCGGTTGATGAATAGTGATGAGGAAGGATAG